From the genome of Streptacidiphilus rugosus AM-16, one region includes:
- a CDS encoding glycerol-3-phosphate dehydrogenase/oxidase, with amino-acid sequence MRSSKLGPEERAAALARMAERELDVLVVGGGVVGAGTALDAATRGLVTGLVEARDWAAGTSSRSSKLIHGGLRYLEMLDFALVKEALQERGLLLERLAPHLVKPVPFLYPLQGRGWERPYVGSGVALYDAMSVSSGHGRGLPLHKHLSRRQALRAAPALRKDALVGAVQYYDAQVDDARLVTMLVRTAATYGTYAANRARVVGFLREGERVVGARVHDLETGAQFEVRARQIVNATGVWTDETQAMVGERGQFHVRASKGIHLVVPRDRIHSSTGLILRTEKSVLFVIPWGRHWIVGTTDTEWTLDKDHPAASSADIEYLLEHVNSVLAMPLTREDVEGVYAGLRPLLAGESDATSKLSREHVVQHAAPGLVVVAGGKYTTYRVMAKDAVDEVVHALDQRVAPCCTDTVPLAGAEGYRALWNARGELARGSGLHVARVEHLLNRYGSLAEEVLRLIVDDPGLGEPLTGADDYLRAEVVYAARAEGARHLDDVLARRTRISIETFDRGTAVMTEAAELMAPELGWDKAQIDKEVEHYRKRVAAERESQEQPDDLAADAARLGAADIVPLK; translated from the coding sequence ATGCGGAGCAGCAAGCTGGGTCCGGAGGAGCGTGCGGCCGCGCTCGCGCGGATGGCGGAGCGCGAGCTCGACGTGCTGGTGGTCGGCGGCGGGGTCGTCGGCGCGGGCACCGCGCTGGACGCGGCGACGCGCGGGCTGGTCACCGGGCTGGTGGAGGCGAGGGACTGGGCTGCGGGGACGTCCTCCCGGTCCAGCAAGCTGATCCACGGCGGCCTGCGCTACCTGGAGATGCTGGACTTCGCCCTGGTCAAGGAGGCCCTTCAGGAACGCGGCCTGCTGCTGGAGCGGCTGGCGCCGCACCTGGTGAAGCCGGTGCCCTTCCTGTACCCGCTGCAGGGGCGCGGCTGGGAGCGGCCGTACGTCGGCTCCGGCGTGGCGCTCTACGACGCGATGTCGGTGTCCAGCGGCCACGGCCGGGGGCTGCCGTTGCACAAGCACCTCTCCCGGCGTCAGGCGCTGCGTGCCGCACCCGCGCTGCGGAAGGACGCGCTGGTCGGCGCGGTGCAGTACTACGACGCGCAGGTCGACGACGCGCGGCTGGTGACCATGCTGGTCCGCACCGCGGCCACCTACGGGACCTACGCGGCGAACCGCGCCAGGGTCGTCGGCTTCCTGCGCGAGGGCGAGCGCGTGGTCGGCGCGCGGGTCCACGATCTGGAGACCGGTGCGCAGTTCGAGGTCCGCGCCCGGCAGATCGTGAACGCGACGGGCGTCTGGACCGACGAGACCCAGGCGATGGTGGGCGAGCGCGGTCAGTTCCACGTCCGGGCCTCCAAGGGCATTCACCTGGTGGTGCCGAGGGACCGGATCCACTCCTCGACCGGGCTCATCCTGCGGACCGAGAAGAGCGTGCTCTTCGTGATCCCCTGGGGACGGCACTGGATCGTCGGCACGACCGACACCGAGTGGACCCTCGACAAGGACCACCCCGCCGCGAGCAGCGCGGACATCGAGTACCTGCTGGAGCACGTCAACTCGGTGCTGGCGATGCCGTTGACGCGCGAGGACGTGGAGGGCGTCTACGCCGGCCTGCGCCCACTGCTGGCGGGCGAGTCCGACGCGACCTCGAAGCTCAGCCGCGAGCATGTGGTGCAGCATGCGGCGCCGGGCCTGGTCGTGGTGGCGGGCGGCAAGTACACCACCTACCGCGTGATGGCGAAGGACGCGGTGGACGAGGTGGTGCACGCGCTGGACCAGCGCGTGGCCCCCTGCTGCACGGACACGGTGCCGCTGGCCGGCGCGGAGGGGTACCGCGCGCTGTGGAACGCGCGGGGCGAACTGGCGCGCGGGAGCGGCCTGCACGTGGCCAGGGTCGAGCATCTGCTGAACCGCTACGGCTCGTTGGCGGAGGAGGTGCTGCGGCTGATCGTGGACGACCCCGGTCTGGGCGAGCCGCTGACCGGCGCGGACGACTACCTCCGCGCGGAGGTCGTGTACGCGGCACGGGCGGAGGGGGCCAGGCACCTGGACGACGTGCTGGCCCGACGCACCCGGATCTCGATCGAGACCTTCGACCGGGGGACGGCCGTGATGACCGAGGCGGCGGAGCTGATGGCGCCCGAACTGGGCTGGGACAAGGCGCAGATCGACAAGGAGGTCGAGCACTACCGCAAGCGCGTGGCCGCGGAGCGGGAGTCCCAGGAACAGCCGGACGACCTCGCGGCCGACGCGGCGAGGCTCGGCGCGGCGGACATCGTTCCGCTGAAGTAG
- a CDS encoding GuaB3 family IMP dehydrogenase-related protein: MTEIEIGRGKRGRRAYAFDDIAVVPSRRTRDPKEVSIAWQIDAYRFELPFLAAPMDSVVSPEQAIAFGRLGGLGVLNLEGLWTRYEDPRPLLQEITEVKDEAVATRRLQEIYREPIKAELITQRLKEIRDSGVVTAAALSPQRTAEFSKVVVDAGVDIFVIRGTTVSAEHVSSAAEPLNLKQFIYELDVPVIVGGCATYTAALHLMRTGAAGVLVGFGGGAAHTTRTVLGIQVPMATAVADVAAARRDYMDESGGRYVHVIADGGVGFSGDLSKAIACGADAVMIGAALARANDAPGRGFHWGSEAVHEELPRGKRVDLGTVGTTEEILLGPSHTPDGTMNLFGALRRAMATTGYSELKEFQRVEVTVAR; the protein is encoded by the coding sequence GTGACCGAGATCGAGATCGGGCGGGGCAAGCGGGGCCGACGGGCGTACGCCTTCGACGACATCGCGGTCGTCCCGAGCCGCCGCACGCGGGACCCGAAGGAGGTCTCGATCGCGTGGCAGATCGACGCCTACCGCTTCGAGTTGCCGTTCCTGGCCGCGCCGATGGACTCCGTGGTCTCGCCCGAGCAGGCCATCGCCTTCGGCCGTCTGGGCGGTCTCGGCGTGCTGAACCTCGAGGGCCTGTGGACCCGTTACGAGGACCCGCGCCCGCTGCTGCAGGAGATCACCGAGGTCAAGGACGAGGCCGTCGCGACCCGTCGTCTCCAGGAGATCTACCGCGAGCCGATCAAGGCCGAGCTGATCACGCAGCGCCTGAAGGAGATCCGCGACTCGGGTGTCGTCACGGCGGCGGCCCTGTCGCCGCAGCGGACCGCCGAGTTCTCCAAGGTCGTCGTCGACGCCGGCGTCGACATCTTCGTCATCCGCGGCACCACGGTCTCCGCCGAGCACGTCTCCAGCGCCGCCGAGCCGCTGAACCTCAAGCAGTTCATCTACGAGCTCGACGTCCCGGTCATCGTCGGCGGCTGCGCGACGTACACGGCCGCCCTGCACCTGATGCGCACCGGCGCGGCGGGCGTCCTGGTCGGCTTCGGCGGCGGCGCGGCGCACACCACCCGGACCGTGCTCGGCATCCAGGTCCCGATGGCGACCGCGGTCGCGGACGTCGCGGCGGCGCGCCGGGACTACATGGACGAGTCCGGCGGCCGCTACGTGCACGTGATCGCGGACGGCGGCGTGGGCTTCTCCGGCGACCTGTCGAAGGCGATCGCCTGCGGCGCGGACGCGGTGATGATCGGCGCGGCGCTGGCCCGCGCGAACGACGCGCCGGGCCGCGGCTTCCACTGGGGCAGCGAGGCCGTCCACGAGGAGCTGCCGCGCGGCAAGCGGGTGGACCTCGGCACCGTCGGCACGACCGAGGAGATCCTGCTCGGCCCGTCGCACACCCCCGACGGCACGATGAACCTCTTCGGCGCGCTGCGTCGGGCCATGGCCACGACCGGCTACTCGGAGCTGAAGGAGTTCCAGCGCGTCGAGGTCACCGTCGCCCGCTGA
- the guaB gene encoding IMP dehydrogenase produces the protein MSYNAAGVPEKFGMLGLTYDDVLLLPGPSEVLPNAVDISSRVSRNVRVNIPLLSAAMDKVTEARMAIAMARQGGVGVLHRNLSIEDQVNQVDLVKRSESGMVTDPITVSPDATLAEADALCAKFRISGVPVTDPEGRLLGIVTNRDMAFELDRTRQVREVMTPMPLITGQVGISGEDAIGLLRRHKIEKLPLVDDQGKLKGLITVKDFVKAEKYPHAAKDAEGRLIVGAAVGASAEALERAQALAAAGADFIVVDTSHGHNRNALNWMAKIKSSIDADVVGGNVATRDGAQALIDAGCDGIKVGIGPGSICTTRVVAGVGVPQVTAIYEAAVAAHAAGVPLIGDGGLQYSGDIGKALAAGADTVMLGSLLAGCEESPGELLFINGKQFKSYRGMGSLGAMQSRGQAKSYSKDRYFQGDVTSDEKLIAEGIEGQVAYRGPLSSVIFQLVGGLRQSMGYVGAESIESMKQDARFVRITSAGLKESHPHDIQMTVEAPNYHS, from the coding sequence ATGTCTTACAACGCAGCTGGGGTACCCGAGAAGTTCGGCATGCTCGGGCTTACCTACGACGATGTGCTGCTGCTGCCAGGCCCCTCCGAGGTCCTGCCGAACGCTGTGGACATCTCCTCGCGCGTCTCGCGCAATGTGCGGGTCAACATCCCGCTGCTCTCGGCTGCCATGGACAAGGTCACCGAGGCCCGGATGGCCATCGCCATGGCCCGTCAGGGCGGCGTCGGCGTGCTGCACCGCAACCTCTCCATCGAGGACCAGGTGAACCAGGTCGACCTGGTCAAGCGCTCCGAGTCCGGCATGGTCACCGACCCGATCACGGTGTCCCCGGACGCCACGCTGGCCGAGGCGGACGCGCTGTGCGCCAAGTTCCGGATCAGCGGTGTGCCGGTCACCGACCCCGAGGGTCGCCTGCTCGGCATCGTCACCAACCGCGACATGGCCTTCGAGCTGGACCGCACGCGTCAGGTCCGCGAGGTCATGACGCCGATGCCGCTGATCACCGGCCAGGTGGGGATCTCCGGCGAGGACGCCATCGGGCTGCTCCGCCGCCACAAGATCGAGAAGCTGCCGCTCGTCGACGACCAGGGCAAGCTCAAGGGCCTGATCACGGTCAAGGACTTCGTCAAGGCCGAGAAGTACCCGCACGCCGCCAAGGACGCCGAGGGCCGTCTGATCGTCGGCGCGGCCGTGGGCGCCTCCGCCGAGGCGCTGGAGCGGGCGCAGGCGCTCGCCGCCGCCGGTGCGGACTTCATCGTCGTGGACACCTCCCACGGCCACAACCGCAACGCGCTCAACTGGATGGCGAAGATCAAGTCGTCCATCGACGCCGACGTCGTCGGCGGCAACGTCGCGACGCGTGACGGGGCGCAGGCGCTGATCGACGCCGGCTGCGACGGCATCAAGGTCGGCATCGGCCCCGGTTCCATCTGCACCACCCGCGTGGTCGCCGGTGTCGGCGTCCCGCAGGTCACGGCGATCTACGAGGCGGCCGTGGCCGCCCACGCGGCCGGCGTGCCGCTGATCGGCGACGGTGGCCTGCAGTACTCCGGCGACATCGGCAAGGCGCTGGCCGCCGGCGCCGACACGGTCATGCTGGGCAGCCTGCTCGCCGGCTGCGAGGAGTCCCCGGGCGAGCTGCTGTTCATCAACGGCAAGCAGTTCAAGTCCTACCGCGGCATGGGCTCGCTGGGCGCCATGCAGTCGCGCGGCCAGGCGAAGTCCTACTCGAAGGACCGTTACTTCCAGGGCGACGTCACCTCCGACGAGAAGCTGATCGCCGAGGGCATCGAGGGCCAGGTCGCCTACCGCGGCCCGCTCAGCTCGGTGATCTTCCAGCTGGTCGGCGGTCTGCGGCAGTCCATGGGCTACGTCGGCGCCGAGTCGATCGAGTCCATGAAGCAGGACGCCCGCTTCGTCCGGATCACCTCGGCGGGGCTGAAGGAGAGCCACCCGCACGACATCCAGATGACGGTCGAGGCGCCGAACTACCACAGCTGA
- a CDS encoding sigma-70 family RNA polymerase sigma factor, with amino-acid sequence MRDDEASPATGPGVPIGSLVVHAVEGDPDAVDALLSQVHPLVLRYCRARLVRLPGNARHHVDDVAQEVCLAVLCALPRYRDEGRPFEAFVYGIAAHKIADLQRAAMRGGPGHSVPLGEELPDTPDDALGPEERALLSSDAAWMRELLALLPQRQRELVLLRIGAGLTAEETGEVLGMSPGAVRVAQHRALSRLRALAEGGTEGLSA; translated from the coding sequence GTGCGTGACGACGAGGCGAGCCCCGCGACGGGGCCGGGCGTGCCCATCGGGTCGCTCGTGGTGCACGCGGTCGAGGGTGATCCCGACGCGGTCGACGCGCTGTTGTCGCAGGTGCACCCGCTGGTCCTGAGGTACTGCCGGGCCCGTCTGGTCCGGCTGCCGGGCAACGCCCGGCACCATGTGGACGACGTGGCGCAGGAGGTCTGCCTCGCCGTCCTCTGCGCGCTGCCGCGCTATCGCGACGAGGGCCGCCCCTTCGAGGCGTTCGTCTACGGGATCGCCGCGCACAAGATCGCCGATCTGCAACGCGCGGCGATGCGGGGTGGCCCCGGCCACAGCGTGCCGCTCGGCGAGGAGCTGCCGGACACCCCGGACGACGCGCTGGGTCCCGAGGAGCGGGCGCTGCTGAGCAGTGACGCGGCGTGGATGCGCGAGCTGCTGGCGCTCCTGCCGCAGCGCCAGCGTGAACTGGTCCTGCTGAGGATCGGCGCGGGGCTCACGGCGGAGGAGACGGGCGAGGTCCTGGGCATGTCGCCCGGCGCGGTCCGCGTCGCCCAGCACCGCGCGCTCTCGCGCCTCCGCGCACTCGCGGAGGGCGGCACGGAAGGCCTCTCGGCGTAG
- a CDS encoding response regulator transcription factor: MTSVLVCDDSPLAREALRRAVATVPGVDRVTTATNGEEVLRRWVADRSDLVLMDVRMPGLGGVETVRRLLSADPGARIIMLTVAEDLDGVALAVAAGARGYLHKDASRAELRATVTQALADPTWRLAPRRLRCAEMGAAPTLTAREIQVLEGMSHGRSNAEIGRELFLSEDTVKTHARRLFKKLGASDRAHAVALGFRWGLVR; encoded by the coding sequence ATGACATCCGTTCTCGTCTGTGACGATTCCCCGCTGGCCAGGGAGGCGCTGCGGCGCGCGGTGGCCACCGTCCCCGGCGTCGACCGGGTGACCACGGCCACCAACGGCGAGGAGGTGCTCCGCCGCTGGGTCGCGGACCGCTCCGACCTGGTCCTCATGGACGTCCGGATGCCCGGCCTCGGCGGGGTGGAGACGGTGCGGCGGCTGCTGTCCGCCGACCCCGGGGCCCGCATCATCATGCTCACGGTCGCCGAGGACCTGGACGGCGTGGCCCTGGCCGTCGCCGCCGGCGCCCGCGGCTACCTGCACAAGGACGCCTCCCGCGCCGAGCTGCGCGCCACGGTCACCCAGGCGCTGGCCGACCCGACCTGGCGGCTCGCCCCGCGCCGGCTCCGCTGCGCGGAGATGGGCGCGGCTCCCACGCTGACGGCACGTGAGATCCAGGTGCTGGAGGGCATGAGCCATGGCCGCAGCAACGCAGAGATCGGCCGCGAGCTCTTCCTCTCCGAGGACACGGTCAAGACGCACGCGCGTCGCCTGTTCAAGAAGCTGGGTGCGTCGGACCGGGCGCACGCGGTGGCGCTCGGCTTCCGCTGGGGCCTGGTTCGCTGA
- a CDS encoding WhiB family transcriptional regulator produces the protein MADYSRLPGPNADLWDWQLSAACRGVDSSLFFHPEGERGAARSSREQSAKEVCMRCPVRAECAAHALAVREPYGVWGGLTEDDREELLGRARRRTLDPLSLLPVD, from the coding sequence ATGGCCGACTACTCACGGCTCCCTGGCCCGAACGCAGACCTGTGGGACTGGCAGCTCTCCGCCGCATGCCGCGGCGTGGACAGCTCTCTGTTCTTCCACCCGGAGGGCGAGCGGGGCGCGGCCCGCAGCTCGCGCGAGCAGTCCGCGAAGGAGGTCTGCATGCGGTGCCCGGTGCGCGCGGAGTGCGCGGCGCACGCGCTGGCGGTACGGGAGCCCTACGGGGTGTGGGGCGGACTCACCGAGGACGACCGCGAGGAACTGCTCGGGCGCGCCCGCCGGCGCACGCTCGACCCGCTCTCGCTCCTGCCCGTCGACTGA
- a CDS encoding LysR family transcriptional regulator — MIEARHLRVLRAVARQGSFSAAARELGLTQPAISQQMKALEKSVGTPLVVRVGRGVALSEAGEVLAGHAAGILAGLTAAEDELAGIAGLRAGRVRLVSFPTASATLVPAAVAALRAERPGVKVSLTEAEPPDSVGMLRAAECEVVLAFRYPRAAGASTEPEDWSDLAVTHLRRDPLVALVPEGHALAGQAEAGDLAVLADEPWIAGCPQCRGHLVDLCEAAGFTPRIDFATDDYPAVLGLVAAGLGVAVLPELALAATRTDGVAVVPLAAGVAREIVALTLPDLGRVPAVALMLEKLKGL; from the coding sequence GTGATCGAGGCCCGTCATCTGAGAGTGCTCCGCGCCGTCGCCCGGCAGGGCAGCTTCTCCGCCGCCGCACGCGAGCTCGGGCTGACGCAGCCGGCCATCAGCCAGCAGATGAAGGCGCTGGAGAAGTCCGTCGGCACCCCGCTCGTCGTCCGCGTCGGCCGCGGCGTCGCGCTGAGCGAGGCCGGGGAGGTGCTGGCCGGGCACGCCGCGGGCATCCTCGCCGGGCTGACCGCCGCGGAGGACGAGCTCGCCGGCATCGCCGGGCTGCGGGCCGGGCGCGTGCGCCTGGTCTCGTTCCCGACCGCGAGCGCCACCCTCGTACCCGCCGCCGTCGCCGCGCTCCGCGCCGAGCGGCCGGGGGTCAAGGTCTCGCTCACCGAGGCCGAGCCACCGGACTCCGTGGGCATGCTCCGCGCGGCGGAGTGCGAGGTCGTGCTGGCGTTCAGGTACCCCAGAGCGGCGGGGGCGAGCACCGAGCCGGAGGACTGGAGCGACCTCGCGGTCACGCACCTGCGGCGCGACCCGCTGGTCGCGCTGGTGCCGGAGGGTCACGCCCTCGCCGGGCAGGCCGAGGCGGGCGACCTGGCCGTCCTCGCGGACGAGCCGTGGATCGCCGGTTGCCCGCAGTGCCGCGGACATCTCGTGGACCTGTGCGAGGCCGCGGGCTTCACCCCGCGGATCGACTTCGCGACCGACGACTACCCGGCCGTGCTCGGCCTGGTCGCCGCCGGTCTGGGCGTGGCCGTGCTGCCCGAGCTCGCCCTGGCGGCGACCCGGACCGACGGCGTCGCCGTGGTACCGCTGGCTGCGGGCGTCGCCCGCGAGATCGTCGCGCTGACGCTGCCGGACCTGGGACGGGTGCCGGCGGTCGCGCTGATGCTGGAGAAGCTGAAGGGCCTGTAG
- a CDS encoding MOSC domain-containing protein, translating into MGTLVSVNVGRAEATVHSEVGATGIGKTPVAGPVQVTAPLAVKGVSGLAGDVVCDDRFHGGVDQAVYAYAREELDAWAAELGRELRDGMFGENLTTTGLAVSDAVIGERWRIGESLLLEVSATRIPCRTFAGWMDEAQWVKRFTERARPGAYLRVITPGPVAVGDVITVVHRPDHGITSADVTRALSARAPELLPAIAALETLGVAYRDAAANRLKAAAGA; encoded by the coding sequence ATGGGAACGCTTGTGTCAGTCAACGTGGGCCGCGCGGAAGCGACCGTGCACTCCGAGGTCGGGGCGACCGGGATCGGGAAGACGCCCGTCGCCGGGCCGGTGCAGGTCACCGCGCCCCTGGCGGTCAAGGGGGTGAGCGGGCTCGCCGGTGACGTCGTGTGTGACGACCGGTTCCACGGCGGCGTGGACCAGGCCGTGTACGCGTACGCACGCGAGGAGCTGGACGCGTGGGCCGCCGAGCTCGGCCGGGAACTGCGGGACGGGATGTTCGGGGAGAACCTGACGACCACCGGGCTCGCCGTGTCCGACGCCGTGATCGGAGAGCGCTGGCGGATCGGCGAAAGCCTGCTGCTGGAGGTCAGCGCGACGCGGATCCCGTGCCGGACCTTCGCCGGGTGGATGGACGAGGCGCAGTGGGTCAAGCGCTTCACCGAGCGGGCGCGGCCCGGCGCGTACCTCCGGGTGATCACACCGGGGCCGGTCGCCGTCGGCGACGTGATCACCGTCGTGCACCGTCCGGACCACGGCATCACCTCCGCCGACGTCACCCGCGCGCTCTCCGCCCGGGCGCCGGAACTGCTGCCCGCCATCGCCGCGCTGGAGACGCTCGGCGTCGCGTACCGGGACGCCGCCGCGAACCGGCTCAAGGCCGCCGCCGGGGCCTGA
- the groL gene encoding chaperonin GroEL (60 kDa chaperone family; promotes refolding of misfolded polypeptides especially under stressful conditions; forms two stacked rings of heptamers to form a barrel-shaped 14mer; ends can be capped by GroES; misfolded proteins enter the barrel where they are refolded when GroES binds) — MAKILQFDEDARRSLERGVNKLADTVKVTIGPKGRNVVIDKKFGAPTITNDGVTIAREVELDDPYENLGAQLVKEVATKTNDVAGDGTTTATVLAQALVNEGLRNVAAGAGPASLKRGIDAAVKAVSEHLLSVAREVEGKEDIAAVAALSAQDQQVGELIAEAMDKVGKDGVITVEESNTFGLELEFTEGMQFDKGYLSPYMTTDQERMEAVLEDPYILVHQGKISSIQDLLPLLEKILQGGGSKPLLIIAEDVEGEALSTLVVNKIRGTFNAVAVKAPGFGDRRKAMLGDIATLTGATVIAEEVGLKLDQAGLDVLGSARRVTVSKDDTTIVDGAGSSEEVAGRVAQIKAEIEGTDSDWDREKLQERLAKLAGGVCVIKVGAATEVELKEKKHRLEDAISATRAAVEEGIVAGGGASLVHAQKVLDGGLGLAGDEAVGVSVVRRALVEPLRWIAQNAGLEGYVITTKVAELGDVREGYNAATGEYGDLVKAGVIDPVKVTRSALENAASIASLLLTTETLVVEKKEEEQAAAGHSHGGHGHSH, encoded by the coding sequence ATGGCGAAGATCCTGCAGTTCGACGAGGACGCCCGCCGCTCGCTGGAGCGCGGTGTCAACAAGCTGGCCGACACGGTCAAGGTGACGATCGGCCCCAAGGGCCGCAACGTCGTCATCGACAAGAAGTTCGGCGCCCCGACCATCACCAACGACGGCGTGACCATCGCCCGTGAGGTCGAGCTGGACGACCCGTACGAGAACCTTGGCGCGCAGCTCGTCAAGGAGGTCGCCACCAAGACCAACGACGTCGCGGGCGACGGCACCACCACCGCCACCGTGCTGGCCCAGGCGCTCGTCAACGAGGGTCTGCGCAACGTCGCCGCCGGCGCCGGTCCGGCGAGCCTGAAGCGCGGCATCGACGCCGCCGTCAAGGCCGTCTCCGAGCACCTGCTCTCCGTCGCCCGCGAGGTCGAGGGCAAGGAGGACATCGCCGCCGTCGCCGCGCTGTCCGCCCAGGACCAGCAGGTCGGCGAGCTCATCGCCGAGGCCATGGACAAGGTGGGCAAGGACGGTGTCATCACCGTCGAGGAGTCCAACACCTTCGGCCTGGAGCTCGAGTTCACCGAGGGCATGCAGTTCGACAAGGGTTACCTGTCGCCCTACATGACCACGGACCAGGAGCGCATGGAGGCCGTGCTCGAGGACCCGTACATCCTCGTCCACCAGGGCAAGATCTCCTCGATCCAGGACCTGCTCCCGCTGCTGGAGAAGATCCTCCAGGGCGGTGGCTCCAAGCCGCTGCTGATCATCGCCGAGGACGTCGAGGGCGAGGCGCTCTCCACCCTCGTCGTCAACAAGATCCGTGGCACCTTCAACGCCGTGGCCGTCAAGGCCCCCGGCTTCGGCGACCGCCGCAAGGCCATGCTGGGCGACATCGCCACGCTGACCGGTGCGACCGTCATCGCCGAGGAGGTCGGCCTCAAGCTCGACCAGGCCGGTCTGGACGTGCTGGGCTCCGCCCGCCGCGTGACCGTCTCCAAGGACGACACCACGATCGTCGACGGCGCCGGCTCCTCCGAGGAGGTCGCGGGCCGCGTCGCGCAGATCAAGGCCGAGATCGAGGGCACCGACTCCGACTGGGACCGCGAGAAGCTGCAGGAGCGCCTGGCCAAGCTGGCCGGCGGCGTCTGCGTCATCAAGGTCGGCGCGGCCACCGAGGTCGAGCTCAAGGAGAAGAAGCACCGTCTCGAGGACGCCATCTCGGCGACCCGCGCCGCGGTCGAGGAGGGCATCGTCGCCGGCGGTGGCGCCTCCCTGGTCCACGCGCAGAAGGTGCTCGACGGCGGCCTGGGCCTGGCCGGCGACGAGGCCGTGGGCGTCTCCGTCGTCCGCCGCGCCCTGGTCGAGCCGCTGCGCTGGATCGCCCAGAACGCGGGCCTCGAGGGCTACGTCATCACCACGAAGGTGGCCGAGCTGGGCGACGTCCGCGAGGGCTACAACGCCGCGACCGGCGAGTACGGCGACCTGGTCAAGGCCGGCGTCATCGACCCGGTCAAGGTGACCCGCTCCGCGCTGGAGAACGCCGCGTCCATCGCCTCCCTGCTGCTCACGACCGAGACCCTGGTCGTCGAGAAGAAGGAAGAGGAGCAGGCCGCCGCTGGCCACTCGCACGGTGGCCACGGCCACTCCCACTGA
- the groES gene encoding co-chaperone GroES, with amino-acid sequence MTTTSSKVAIKPLEDRIVVQPLDAEQTTASGLVIPDTAKEKPQEGVVLAVGPGRFEDGQRLPLDVAVGDVVLYSKYGGTEVKYNGQEYLVLSARDVLAIIEK; translated from the coding sequence GTGACGACCACCAGCTCCAAGGTTGCCATCAAGCCGCTTGAGGACCGCATCGTGGTCCAGCCGCTCGACGCCGAGCAGACCACGGCCTCCGGCCTGGTCATCCCGGACACCGCGAAGGAGAAGCCCCAGGAGGGCGTCGTCCTCGCCGTGGGCCCGGGTCGCTTCGAGGACGGCCAGCGTCTGCCGCTGGACGTCGCCGTGGGCGACGTCGTCCTGTACAGCAAGTACGGCGGCACCGAGGTCAAGTACAACGGCCAGGAGTACCTGGTCCTCTCGGCCCGCGACGTGCTCGCGATCATCGAGAAGTAA